A region from the Silene latifolia isolate original U9 population chromosome 7, ASM4854445v1, whole genome shotgun sequence genome encodes:
- the LOC141590379 gene encoding uncharacterized protein LOC141590379 — translation MGSCGFWNIRGMNRSSKQNEIKWFLNQNKVGLYELLETRIRIRNWNKMSSYFCEEWAICTNNCCHDGGRICLLWNPSMYSVNVLDIADQCIHSEVFDKIRKTYLWFTLFYGFNEYAARESLWHRLRLYHNGMHGPWLVEGDFNSIMAADERIGGAPVTRVEMRAMSLAMIECDLYDLKSTGSFYTWNNKHEHEGKVYSRIDMVFINDAWLNEFPSSVAHFLPEGLFDHCPCLVRFDEAPIKRKSPFKYYNMWAKAHGFEDLITNRLGGGGGEGVNCKGY, via the coding sequence ATGGGTAGCTGTGGTTTTTGGAACATTAGGGGAATGAATAGGAGTAGTAAACAGAATGAAATAAAATGGTTTCTGAATCAGAATAAAGTAGGTCTTTATGAACTGTTGGAAACTAGAATTAGGATTAGAAATTGGAATAAGATGAGTAGTTATTTCTGTGAAGAGTGGGCTATTTGTACTAATAATTGTTGTCATGatggtggtaggatatgtttgttaTGGAACCCTAGTATGTATTCCGTGAATGTGTTGGATATTGCTGATCAATGCATTCACTCTGAGGTGTTTGATAAAATTAGAAAGACTTATTTATGGTTTACTCTGTTTTATGGGTTTAATGAGTATGCTGCAAGGGAGTCTTTGTGGCACAGACTGAGACTTTATCATAATGGTATGCATGGTCCCTGGCTAGTAGAAGGTGATTTTAATTCTATTATGGCTGCTGATGAGAGAATTGGGGGTGCACCTGTTACTAGAGTAGAGATGAGAGCAATGTCTTTGGCTATGATAGAGTGTGATTTGTATGATTTGAAAAGCACTGGATCTTTCTATACATGGAATAACAAACATGAGCATGAAGGGAAAGTCTATAGCAGAATTGACATGGTTTTTATTAATGATGCTTGGTTAAATGAGTTCCCTAGTAGTGTAGCTCACTTCCTACCAGAGGGATTATTTGACCATTGTCCCTGTTTAGTGAGGTTTGATGAGGCTCCCATTAAGAGGAAATCTCCTTTTAAGTACTACAACATGTGGGCCAAAGCACATGGGTTTGAGGACCTCATTACCAAtagattgggggggggggggggggagggggttaACTGTAAAGGGTACTGA